One window of Misgurnus anguillicaudatus chromosome 13, ASM2758022v2, whole genome shotgun sequence genomic DNA carries:
- the pfn1 gene encoding profilin-1, producing the protein MSWDSYISSLTKSEWVDDAVIIGSAPGQESVWASSPGGWLCQVKPSEVQAIVASDRSGLFANGVTLAGRKCTLLRDALHVEGQNTMDVKMKTSDTEPDPFSFTIGKSHKAIIIAKGTKDAHGGKVNPPVFDMTAYLRKMNM; encoded by the exons ATGAGTTGGGACAGTTACATCAGCAGCCTGACGAAGAGCGAATGGGTGGATGATGCGGTCATCATCGGGTCCGCGCCGGGTCAGGAGTCCGTCTGGGCGTCATCACCCGGTGGATGGCTCTGCCAAGTCAAG CCATCAGAGGTTCAGGCTATTGTAGCCAGTGACCGCAGCGGTCTGTTTGCTAATGGTGTGACTCTGGCGGGCAGAAAGTGTACACTGCTGAGAGACGCTCTGCATGTGGAGGGTCAGAACACCATGGACGTCAAGATGAAAACATCAGATACAGAGCCTGATCCTTTTTCATTCACTATCGGAAAATCTCACAAAG CTATAATCATCGCTAAAGGAACTAAAGATGCACACGGAGGAAAAGTAAATCCACCTGTCTTCGACATGACAGCATACCTCAGGAAAATGAACATGTGA